In the genome of Candidatus Dormiibacterota bacterium, one region contains:
- a CDS encoding DUF5658 family protein, which produces MSGDGGPAPAMSPLANLLEGLADRRCRLLAAMFLAAEALDMLTTTEALAHGGLAEGNPLFASLMAGDLLLALALKAGVVMLVTLGALAGLHGRRRRVAFRVFVLFGLAVVLSNTLAIARA; this is translated from the coding sequence ATGAGCGGCGACGGAGGGCCGGCACCGGCGATGAGCCCCCTGGCGAACCTGCTCGAGGGGCTCGCCGACCGCCGCTGCCGGCTGCTCGCCGCGATGTTCCTCGCCGCCGAGGCGCTGGACATGCTCACCACCACCGAGGCGTTGGCGCACGGCGGCCTTGCCGAGGGCAACCCGCTCTTCGCCTCGTTGATGGCCGGCGACCTCCTCCTCGCGCTGGCGCTGAAGGCGGGCGTCGTCATGCTCGTCACCCTGGGTGCGCTGGCCGGGCTGCACGGCCGCCGCCGCCGCGTCGCGTTCCGGGTCTTCGTGCTCTTCGGCCTCGCCGTCGTCCTCAGCAACACCCTCGCCATCGCCCGGGCCTGA